In Rhodamnia argentea isolate NSW1041297 chromosome 11, ASM2092103v1, whole genome shotgun sequence, one genomic interval encodes:
- the LOC115736459 gene encoding GDSL esterase/lipase At1g71250-like, whose amino-acid sequence MSVPPIGCCPHARLQNLVTVSGCLTELNDYALAFHSMISALLQSLSSQLRGMIYSLGDTYTMTSIVLKEPLAFGIENIEEACCGSGLLDAEKPCYIADRPNLCPNRSKYLFWDLYHPTQYAAHLAAITLFTGDPSLVAPMNFSQLVQASA is encoded by the exons ATGAGCGTCCCTCCGATCGGGTGCTGCCCCCATGCGCGGCTCCAGAACTTAGTGACAGTGTCGGGCTGTTTGACGGAGCTGAATGACTATGCTCTGGCCTTCCATTCGATGATATCGGCTTTGTTACAAAGTCTGAGCTCGCAGCTCCGAGGCATGATATATTCGCTTGGAGATACATATACCATGACCTCTATCGTTTTGAAGGAACCTTTGGCCTTTG GCATCGAGAACATAGAAGAAGCATGCTGCGGAAGCGGACTATTGGATGCAGAGAAGCCATGCTACATCGCGGACCGCCCCAACCTGTGCCCGAATCGTAGTAAATACTTGTTCTGGGACTTGTACCACCCAACTCAGTACGCGGCACACCTAGCTGCCATCACTCTGTTCACTGGGGACCCGAGTTTGGTAGCTCCGATGAACTTCAGCCAGTTGGTCCAGGCCAGCGCATGA